A single region of the Gossypium arboreum isolate Shixiya-1 chromosome 12, ASM2569848v2, whole genome shotgun sequence genome encodes:
- the LOC108482830 gene encoding phospholipase A(1) DAD1, chloroplastic-like: MSLSMKPATPCTLPTTTTPAKHVSVRCCTLTQTAVRPLKMSLDTHQPAVKSWEHLLDPLDYDPMASFFTSRAVKLGNKWKEYQGVKNWEGLVDPLDENLRGEILRYGSFVEAAYRSFNFDSSSSSYGACRYPKSTLLDRSGLHQTGYRLTRHLRATSGIQLPHWVDMAPNWVATKSSWIGYVAVCQDKEEIARLGRRDVVIALRGTATGLEWLENFRATLTPVPNADTKPTHHDDGDGDDSEPMVETGFLSLYTSGTDEVPSLQEMVREEISRLLQTYGDQPLSLTITGHSLGAALATLTAYDIKTTFKLAPMVTVMSFGGPRVGNRSFRCQLEKQGTKVLRIVNSDDLITKVPGFVLEEEDADVPKDQNVYVAGLPSWIQKRVEDTQWVYAEVGRELKLRSRSCPYLKNINVATCHDLKTYLHLVNYS; this comes from the coding sequence ATGAGTCTCTCAATGAAACCAGCAACGCCATGCACATTGCCCACCACAACTACACCAGCCAAGCATGTTTCTGTCCGTTGCTGCACTCTCACTCAAACGGCTGTGAGACCACTCAAAATGTCCTTAGATACTCATCAACCGGCGGTCAAGAGTTGGGAACATTTGCTCGACCCTCTTGATTATGACCCAATGGCTTCATTTTTCACATCTAGAGCCGTTAAGTTGGGCAACAAATGGAAGGAGTATCAAGGGGTTAAAAACTGGGAAGGTTTAGTCGATCCATTAGACGAAAACTTGCGGGGCGAAATACTCCGGTACGGTAGCTTTGTTGAAGCTGCATATAGGTCATTTAACTTCGATTCATCGTCGTCGTCGTACGGAGCTTGCAGGTACCCGAAAAGTACATTATTAGACCGTTCGGGGTTGCACCAAACCGGTTATCGTTTAACTAGACATTTACGTGCCACGTCAGGGATACAATTGCCACATTGGGTTGACATGGCGCCAAACTGGGTGGCAACGAAGTCTAGCTGGATTGGTTACGTGGCAGTCTGTCAGGATAAAGAGGAAATCGCCAGGCTTGGCCGGAGAGACGTGGTGATTGCTTTGAGAGGCACCGCTACTGGTCTTGAATGGCTTGAAAATTTCCGTGCTACTCTTACTCCAGTCCCCAATGCTGACACCAAACCTACACACCACGATGACGGCGACGGTGACGACTCGGAGCCCATGGTGGAAACCGGGTTCCTCAGCCTTTACACGTCGGGAACAGACGAGGTACCGAGCTTACAAGAAATGGTCCGTGAAGAAATCTCACGGTTGCTACAAACGTACGGCGACCAGCCTCTGAGTTTAACCATTACAGGACACAGTCTCGGTGCGGCTCTGGCTACTCTGACCGCTTACGACATAAAAACAACCTTTAAACTTGCTCCGATGGTGACCGTCATGTCGTTCGGAGGTCCACGTGTAGGTAACCGGAGCTTTCGTTGCCAACTAGAGAAACAAGGGACGAAAGTGTTGAGAATAGTGAACTCTGATGATCTTATCACAAAAGTACCCGGGTTCGTACTAGAGGAAGAAGACGCTGACGTGCCGAAAGACCAAAACGTCTACGTGGCGGGTTTGCCTAGCTGGATCCAAAAACGGGTCGAAGACACACAGTGGGTATACGCGGAGGTAGGAAGAGAGCTTAAACTGCGCAGCAGAAGCTGCCCGTACCTTAAAAATATCAACGTTGCCACATGTCACGACCTCAAAACATACCTCCATTTAGTCAACTATTCATGA